In Rana temporaria chromosome 3, aRanTem1.1, whole genome shotgun sequence, a single window of DNA contains:
- the LOC120930427 gene encoding uncharacterized protein LOC120930427, producing the protein MSSQQPQNAPRSPDRSRSPKIRHERRKKSRHRSKSPQASGSRATHKSHSSPARKSSHSATVAEQDGSRPRPDDGLCWACSAPSEPGKLLCAGCIKDMATDREAEAKRIKDYIQDAVAEGIQAASATKTPRSRPKVSSVNQPGRDDSPTRETLSPGSSDSEEPSEYLFDFQYIESFVTAIREAIDWDQDVQPPEKIKRFFPSRKRQGVTFPLLPEIREWFEEEWERPERRANVQNRFSRLYPFKTPEADLWDSPLGIDVALQRLARQVALPLQDSTTFRDPMDRRADTDLKKVYSAAGAACRPAIALTSVSRALKVWTTRTQAALKAETGSEALIQTMEDFDLAADFIAEASMDLTKLLAKIMAFAVTAKRALWLRHWGADSTSKLSLCNIPFNGKVLFGKTLEEAISRATGGKSGLMPQRPRKRQQATRPAQPEYKRAYDARAYRPGREYTRPYWKNPQNSFLRKVKSRAAQTAKKPEKSF; encoded by the exons ATGAGCTCACAACAGCCCCAGAATGCACCAAGATCTCCGGACAG GAGCAGAAGCCCTAAAATAAGACATGAACGGAGAAAGAAGTCCCGCCACCGCTCAAAATCTCCGCAGGCGTCTGGCTCTCGGGCAACGCATAAGTCCCATTCCAGCCCAGCACGCAAATCCAGTCACTCTGCGACTGTAGCAGAGCAAGATGGGTCAAGACCCCGCCCAGACGATGGTCTTTGTTGGGCATGTTCGGCTCCATCCGAACCTGGCAAGCTTCTTTGCGCCGGCTGCATTAAAGATATGGCTACAGACCGGGAAGCAGAGGCAAAAAGAATTAAAGACTATATCCAAGACGCAGTAGCAGAGGGTATTCAGGCAGCCTCAGCTACCAAAACACCTAGATCAAGGCCCAAAGTTAGTAGCGTCAATCAGCCAGGACGAGACGATTCACCTACTCGGGAGACGCTATCACCAGGCTCATCGGACTCTGAAGAGCCCTCAGAgtatttatttgattttcaatATATTGAATCATTTGTCACAGCCATAAGAGAGGCCATTGACTGGGATCAGGATGTTCAGCCgcctgaaaaaattaaaagattttttcCTAGCCGTAAGAGACAAGGGGTTACCTTCCCCCTCTTACCAGAAATCCGAGAATGGTTCGAGGAAGAATGGGAAAGGCCAGAAAGGAGGGCAAACGTTCAAAATCGTTTCTCAAGGTTGTACCCTTTTAAAACTCCAGAGGCAGACCTTTGGGACTCACCATTGGGCATAGATGTGGCCTTACAGCGCTTGGCCAGACAGGTCGCGCTGCCTTTGCAGGATTCCACGACCTTTAGAGATCCAATGGATAGACGTGCAGACACAGATCtgaaaaaggtatactcagccgCAGGTGCAGCGTGTCGCCCGGCCATTGCCCTAACTTCAGTCTCCAGGGCACTCAAGGTCTGGACCACGAGAACCCAAGCAGCCCTTAAAGCAGAGACAGGCTCAGAAGCACTCATACAAACAATGGAGGATTTCGATCTTGCTGCCGATTTCATAGCAGAAGCCTCTATGGACTTGACAAAGCTACTTGCAAAGATCATGGCTTTTGCAGTGACGGCAAAGAGGGCTCTTTGGTTGCGGCATTGGGGCGCAGACAGCACCTCCAAACTGAGTCTCTGCAATATTCCGTTTAACGGCAAGGTGCTGTTCGGAAAGACCCTAGAAGAAGCTATCAGTCGGGCTACAGGGGGAAAATCGGGTCTAATGCCACAGAGACCCAGGAAGAGACAGCAGGCCACTCGGCCAGCCCAGCCAGAGTACAAAAGGGCGTATGACGCCAGGGCATACAGGCCAGGACGGGAATATACAAGACCCTACTGGAAAAACCCACAAAATTCGTTTTTGCGGAAGGTAAAGTCTAGAGCGGCGCAGACCGCAAAGAAACCCGAGAAGTCCTTTTGA